DNA from Garra rufa chromosome 5, GarRuf1.0, whole genome shotgun sequence:
tgtctttatcatgacttttggtcaatttgaagcatccttgctaaataatagtattaaattctataattttgtctattcatcaaagaatcctgaaaaaaagtactcaactgttttaaatatcgatgataataataatatgttataataatataataaaaatgtttcttgaacagcaaatcagcatattagaatgatttctaaaggatcatgtaacactgaagtctgaagtaatgatgctgaaaatttagctgttattttaaatagtaaaatatttcatgatatattactgcttttgctgtattttggatcaaataaatgccttctttaaaaaaacattaaaaatcttactgttcaaaaacttttcactggtGTAACTGGTGTAAAGGCTTAGGTATAACAAATTATTTAgaattgactgtttttttttttttttttttttttttttttttttgctaaatctgCTATCTTTATTTCTGTTCTAACAATAGATTCTCATACAGTACGGATAAAAACTTTGGCCTATATGTAAAGAGTGTGAACGGATTGATTGGATCTGATGTGGACCAGACATACTGGGAGATTCTGTCTGAAAAAGCAGGAGTTATAACTCGGGTGAAAGCAGGTATGTGAATAAAGAAGATTATGGCATTACTTTATTGCCATGGAGCAGGGAAGTAAATTTGgcttaatctttttttaatttaatttataacacAACATTGGtacataattaatttaaaatagttttgaatGTACAAAATACAGATAACTTCTTTATAAATACAGCTTATTATTTATACTCTGGAATGTCTCAATGTTTTGCAGGAATTGGCTGCTACCAACCCGAGAGAGATGAGAATATTATCCTGAGGTTCACCACTTGGgccaaaaaatagtttttttttttaaataatcagttgTATTCAGTGGttctaaatgttaatgtttatttaaaaccacAAATTGTTTCAGTCATGAAATTAACACAAAGTTTATCTGAATTATAATTATCATTTCATTGTATTTCCAGTATAATTCCTAGTGTAATACTCTAATAAACATACACTGATGAAAGCCTCCTTGATCTTTCAACAATCATTACTAATCATAGCTAATTAAAGTCAAACAAATAGTACACATTATTACTTTACTTGGCTTATGCTTATGAAGGGTTATCTATGTACTAAAGAACATGGTAAACAGCAATGATTCAGAATATCTTTTGTAGTGAATTAGATAAATAAACAGACACAAAATTCATCCTTTTCACTTTTTGTTGTTGACCTTATGAAAGCTGTGTTCACAGGCAACCAACAATCATAGAAAACCTGGAAATATCAGggaattttaaattgaaaaaaaaattgtaaattttgTAAATTGAAAAAAGAGATAGTAGTATAACATAATATAGCACAGTATAATACTTAAAAGCAGTTGAAGAGTGATGACTGAATATGCCTATGGAAGATAAGAACAATTAATTAAAACAACTGTATAATTATTCTATAATCGCTGATGAAATGAGATGCTTTAACAGTCAGATCTGACTCAGCTCTTGCCAGTGTGGACAAGGTTTAGGGAGTGAGCTATATGGGAAGTCCTATTGGCTGTTTAGCATGACTTTCACATGTGCTTTAAGTAAATTCCATATCTCTTTGTTTGTCATGATCATGTTTCCTTGTGTTTCTTGGCTGACCACTCCTTTTTAACGTACGACTTTCCCAGATATTATGTGATTTATAAAATGGGCAtgtagaaatatataaataggGTGTGCAGTTGTGAGGGACATTCAGACACACCATGCAGGCTGCAAGAATGGTTCTGACAGCGATTAGTCTTCTGTGCTTTGCAGCTTTACTGCCTTCCCCAGGACTGGGGAAACAAGATGATCACTCAGGTGAGTTTTCCTCTCCAAAGCcatgatttctgcttcaaacgaggAGAAACTTTATTCAGGATAACTGAATAACATTCGTAAATAACTGACTCTTATGCACAAAATCTCTCTTCTTACCAGGAGACCTGAAACAAATGTACATTAAGGTGACTGTCACTAATAAGTTTGCTAACATGGACATCTCTTACCCCACATCTCTGTCAAAGGGAACTCCGATGTTTGGGGTCTTAAATCACCTCCAAGATTCCAACAAAAACTTCAGGTATGGCACAAAACCGGCATCAAATGATTGTGGtttaatgcattttgtatgtgtGTATAGTTTTAGAGAAATGGGGCATCTTTTGTAACTCTATAATATACTACAACTTTACAACTTTCAAGACCTTCAAGAGAGTCTTGTTATTCTTGTACAAGGCTCAGAATTAGAAACTGCTTTAGTGCTacttttatttgtgaccctggaccacaaaaccagttataagtagcacaggtatatttgtagcaatagccaacactacattgtacgggtcaaaatgatctatttttcttttatgccaaaaatcattaggatatgaagtaaagatcatgtttcatgaagatatttagtcagTTTCCTTGTgtaaatttttgatttgtaatatgcattgctaaaaacaaaTTGAAAGGCGGtttactcaatatttagattttttgcaccctcagattccagaattgcaaatagtatcttggccaaatattgtcctatcctaagaaaccatacattaatggaaagcttatgtattcagctttcagatgatatatatatatatatatctcagtttcaaaaatgtacacttatgactggatttgtggttaagggtcacatttatttattatttgtgtgtgtgtaaattctACTTTTATTTCTATTAGTTTCACATACAGTATTAACAAAGGTCATGGCATATATTTGGAGAGTGTGAACGGACTGGCTGGATCTATGGCAAACCACACATACTGGGAGCTTCTGTCTAAGAAAGGAGATGATATAAGCCGACTGAACGTGGGTAAGAGCATGAGTTTAATTTATAGCACATACTGAGAATGTGTACAAATATAGTGGagctaaaaaaatactttttaaattaacTATTTTGTTTGTTTCTAGTCTGTATTCTATCTTCTCAATGTTTTGCAGGAATTGGCTGCTACCAACCTGGAAAAGATGAG
Protein-coding regions in this window:
- the LOC141334320 gene encoding cobalamin binding intrinsic factor-like, whose protein sequence is MQAARMVLTAISLLCFAALLPSPGLGKQDDHSGDLKQMYIKVTVTNKFANMDISYPTSLSKGTPMFGVLNHLQDSNKNFSFTYSINKGHGIYLESVNGLAGSMANHTYWELLSKKGDDISRLNVGIGCYQPGKDENIIMNFTTWV